A genomic stretch from Anser cygnoides isolate HZ-2024a breed goose chromosome 30, Taihu_goose_T2T_genome, whole genome shotgun sequence includes:
- the LOC136787728 gene encoding olfactory receptor 14C36-like — translation MANKSSITEFFLLAFADTRELQLLHFGLFLGIYLAALLGNGLILTAVACDHHLHTPMYFFLLNLALLDLGCISTTLPKAMANALWDTRAISYQGCVAQVFFFVFFIGAEYSFLTIMAYDRYVAICKPLYYGSLVGSRACAQMAAAAWGSGFLYSVLHTASTFSLPLCQGNVVDQFFCEIPQILKLSCSDAYLREAGALVFSVSLAFGCFVFIVLSYIQIFRAVLRMPSEQRRHKAFSMCLPHLAVVSLFVSTAMFAYLKPPSISSPSLDLVVAVLYSVVPPALNPLIYSMRNKELNHVLWKLMTRCVSEAINFHSTSADD, via the coding sequence ATGGCCAACAAaagctccatcaccgagttcttcctgctggcattcgcagacacgcgcgagctgcagctcctgcacttcgggctcttcctgggcatctacctggctgccctcctgggcaacggcctcatcctcaccgccgtagcctgcgaccaccacctccacacccccatgtacttcttcctcctcaacctcgccctcctcgacctgggctgcatctccaccactctccccaaagccatggccaatgccctctgggacaccagggccatctcctatcaagggtgtgttgcacaggtcttcttttttgtcttcttcattGGAGCAGAGTATTCctttctcaccatcatggcctacgaccgctatgttgccatctgcaagcccctgtactacgggagcctcgtgggcagcagagcttgtgcccagatggcagcagctgcctggggcagtggctttctctaTTCTGTTCTGCACACGGCCAGTACATTTTCattgcccctctgccaaggcaatgttgtggaccagttcttctgtgaaatcccccagatcctcaagctctcctgctcagatgcctacctcagggaagctgGGGCACTTGtctttagtgtttctttagcttttggctgttttgttttcattgttttgtccTATATtcagatcttcagggccgtgctgaggatgccctctgagcagcgccggcacaaagccttttcaatgtgcctccctcacctggccgtggtctccctgtttgtcagcactgccatgtttgcctacctgaagcccccctccatctcttccccatccctggacctggtggtggcagttctgtattcagtggtgcctccagcactgaaccccctcatctacagcatgaggaacaaggagctcAATCATGTGCTCTGGAAATTGATGACTAGATGTGTTTCGGAAGCAATAAATTTCCATTCTACCTCTGCAGATGACTAA